A genomic region of Sulfobacillus acidophilus DSM 10332 contains the following coding sequences:
- a CDS encoding glycoside hydrolase family 18 (PFAM: Glycosyl hydrolases family 18~COGs: COG3858 glycosyl hydrolase~InterPro IPR001223:IPR011583~KEGG: tjr:TherJR_1389 glycoside hydrolase family 18~PFAM: Glycoside hydrolase, family 18, catalytic domain~SMART: Chitinase II~SPTR: Glycoside hydrolase family 18) produces MARPVETLKTESKRPKPGRWVIVMALALVMLTGAFSGGIHRITQWDRWLLRPAESGIAVSRPIRRMAPAPASGLPAGMVLGYFYDPGQTAGAFDMLRAYLPVLTGIIPFWYQINANGSLSGTTDPAVLQLAETHHLWTFALVENMAGQSVFGPLLASPTARRRAIDNMLTLVESNGYDGINLDWEGIAPSDRQAFSDFVEQLAIVFHRHGYYVTLSVPAETANQPTNSWTGAYDYRVLGHWADLLMVMAYDQHYAGGSPGPIASPGWVKQVLDYTISVVPPNKVILGIPGYGYDWSPSGPAVALTYQEAQALAKQYGASGSNHFVYVQNGQVHSVWFENTQSLLSKIQLVAGYELRGVALWRLGIEDPKVWNFLQ; encoded by the coding sequence ATGGCGCGTCCGGTGGAAACCCTAAAGACAGAATCCAAACGCCCGAAACCAGGACGATGGGTTATCGTGATGGCGCTGGCGCTCGTGATGCTGACGGGGGCGTTTTCGGGAGGCATTCATCGAATCACCCAATGGGATCGATGGCTTTTGCGTCCGGCCGAATCGGGGATAGCCGTTTCGCGACCCATTCGTCGAATGGCTCCGGCTCCGGCCTCCGGGTTGCCGGCGGGGATGGTGCTCGGATATTTTTATGACCCGGGTCAGACGGCCGGGGCTTTCGATATGTTGCGGGCGTATTTACCGGTATTGACCGGCATTATTCCGTTTTGGTATCAAATTAACGCGAACGGCTCGTTATCCGGAACCACCGATCCAGCCGTTCTCCAGTTGGCAGAGACCCATCATTTGTGGACATTTGCCTTAGTGGAAAACATGGCCGGGCAGTCGGTGTTTGGGCCTTTGCTGGCGAGTCCGACCGCCCGCCGACGTGCCATCGATAATATGCTGACGCTGGTTGAATCCAATGGATACGACGGTATCAACCTCGATTGGGAAGGCATCGCGCCGAGCGACCGGCAGGCGTTTTCCGACTTTGTGGAGCAACTGGCGATCGTTTTTCATCGGCATGGCTATTACGTCACGCTGTCGGTACCGGCCGAAACGGCTAATCAGCCTACGAATAGCTGGACCGGCGCCTATGATTACCGGGTACTCGGGCATTGGGCCGATTTACTGATGGTGATGGCTTATGATCAGCATTATGCCGGCGGGAGTCCAGGGCCCATCGCGTCCCCCGGTTGGGTCAAACAAGTGTTGGACTATACGATTTCGGTCGTGCCCCCGAATAAAGTGATTTTAGGTATTCCCGGGTATGGCTATGATTGGTCGCCGTCGGGTCCGGCCGTGGCGTTGACCTATCAAGAGGCGCAGGCTTTAGCGAAACAGTACGGGGCGTCCGGCAGCAATCACTTCGTCTATGTCCAAAATGGGCAGGTTCACTCGGTGTGGTTTGAAAACACCCAAAGTCTTTTGAGCAAAATACAGCTGGTGGCCGGCTACGAATTACGCGGCGTGGCCCTTTGGCGGCTTGGGATCGAAGATCCCAAGGTTTGGAACTTTCTTCAGTAA
- a CDS encoding hypothetical protein (KEGG: ote:Oter_0532 hypothetical protein~SPTR: Putative uncharacterized protein): protein MLIFMDESGDTGFKFGEGSSAYFVIMLVMINNVKITEQVSQDIDQIRTDLHWAKEFHFNKCPDRVRTVFLQTMARHPLKFRAIVVPKARIYTDFLRHNNQAFYQYMTRLVLEHDNGMFEQAKLFIDKRGNKIWHNELATYLRKMVNTENRRRLIAVRHKDWKENPLIQVADMYSGALYRWATHGHREFYRIIEHQKDDVWYFR, encoded by the coding sequence ATGCTAATTTTTATGGATGAATCCGGTGACACCGGATTTAAGTTTGGAGAGGGCTCATCCGCGTATTTTGTCATCATGCTCGTTATGATTAACAACGTGAAGATTACAGAACAAGTGAGTCAGGACATCGACCAGATTCGAACCGATCTTCATTGGGCTAAAGAATTTCACTTTAACAAATGTCCCGATCGTGTTCGAACCGTTTTCCTCCAGACAATGGCCCGTCATCCGTTAAAATTTCGTGCGATTGTAGTTCCCAAAGCCAGAATTTATACCGATTTTCTGCGTCATAATAATCAGGCGTTTTATCAATACATGACCCGCCTGGTTTTGGAACACGACAATGGTATGTTCGAACAAGCGAAACTCTTTATCGATAAACGAGGGAACAAGATTTGGCATAACGAACTCGCCACATATCTTAGGAAAATGGTGAATACCGAAAACCGACGACGTCTTATCGCCGTTCGTCATAAGGACTGGAAAGAAAACCCTTTAATCCAAGTAGCGGACATGTATAGCGGAGCACTTTATCGTTGGGCCACCCATGGGCACCGGGAATTTTATCGGATTATTGAACACCAAAAGGATGACGTCTGGTACTTTCGATGA
- a CDS encoding protein of unknown function UPF0157 (PFAM: Uncharacterised protein family (UPF0157)~COGs: COG2320 conserved hypothetical protein~InterPro IPR007344~KEGG: gmc:GY4MC1_1574 protein of unknown function UPF0157~PFAM: Uncharacterised protein family UPF0157~SPTR: Putative uncharacterized protein) translates to MLKQREYPVIFREMIYMRRVHVEPYNPLWAVRFQDEAAQIQKALGPWVLAIHHMGSTAVPGLAAKPIIDLLVVVSDMTELTDKLPALKALGYEFWGEYGIPNRYFFPKGGDQRTHHLHMVSSESPHIVRHLAFRDYLISHPDEAFAYAKLKMALAARFPTDIDGYINGKSATVSAIQQKALDWYRMKLEE, encoded by the coding sequence ATGCTAAAACAACGGGAATACCCTGTCATCTTTCGGGAGATGATATATATGCGGCGGGTCCACGTAGAGCCTTACAATCCTCTTTGGGCCGTTCGTTTCCAAGATGAAGCCGCCCAAATCCAAAAAGCTTTGGGTCCATGGGTATTGGCGATTCACCATATGGGGAGTACGGCCGTACCTGGGTTAGCGGCAAAGCCCATCATCGACCTTTTAGTCGTCGTCTCGGATATGACCGAACTCACCGACAAACTTCCGGCTCTTAAAGCCTTAGGTTATGAATTTTGGGGTGAATACGGGATTCCGAACCGTTACTTTTTTCCCAAAGGAGGCGACCAACGAACCCATCACCTCCACATGGTTTCCTCCGAAAGTCCCCACATCGTGCGTCATCTCGCGTTTCGCGATTATCTCATATCCCACCCGGACGAGGCATTCGCCTACGCAAAGCTCAAAATGGCCCTGGCGGCTCGATTCCCCACCGATATTGACGGCTACATCAACGGTAAATCGGCCACCGTATCGGCCATCCAACAAAAAGCGCTGGATTGGTATCGGATGAAATTAGAAGAGTAA
- a CDS encoding Protein of unknown function DUF2078, membrane (PFAM: Predicted membrane protein (DUF2078)~InterPro IPR018649~PFAM: Protein of unknown function DUF2078, membrane): MMNPMMAGPHIWWLIPVVMMTGLGGFTAIILTRVAKRPDSPRISPTPTDPLEIARERYAQGLISQEEFDALVGRLVRTEDKKPPF, from the coding sequence ATGATGAATCCTATGATGGCCGGACCACATATTTGGTGGTTGATTCCCGTCGTCATGATGACCGGTCTGGGTGGATTTACCGCGATCATACTGACTCGGGTTGCAAAGCGGCCAGATTCGCCGAGAATCTCGCCGACGCCCACCGATCCGTTAGAGATAGCCCGTGAACGATATGCTCAAGGTCTCATTTCCCAAGAGGAATTTGACGCGTTAGTTGGTCGTCTGGTACGCACGGAGGACAAAAAGCCCCCCTTTTAA
- a CDS encoding transcriptional regulator (PFAM: Firmicute transcriptional repressor of class III stress genes (CtsR)~COGs: COG4463 Transcriptional repressor of class III stress genes~InterPro IPR008463~KEGG: ppm:PPSC2_c4814 transcriptional repressor~PFAM: Firmicute transcriptional repressor of class III stress genes~SPTR: Transcriptional repressor) — MASISDAIEAYIRGLLSQSPDGTIVIQRTELADRFDCVPSQISYVLMTRFTPERGYLVEGRRGGGGNIRVARLPTEQQELAGLITQIEAIDQARALNLVVGALESGLISEREALIMQSALKRDVLQVDLPERDRLRARLLQAMFLTVLQAKGEC, encoded by the coding sequence ATGGCAAGCATATCGGATGCGATCGAAGCGTATATTCGCGGTTTGTTAAGCCAGTCGCCGGATGGCACTATCGTAATCCAGCGGACCGAACTCGCGGACCGTTTTGATTGTGTGCCTTCCCAGATTAGTTACGTGTTGATGACCCGTTTTACGCCGGAACGGGGTTATTTAGTGGAAGGTCGACGTGGCGGAGGCGGCAATATTCGGGTGGCCCGTTTGCCGACTGAGCAGCAGGAGTTGGCGGGCCTTATTACCCAAATCGAGGCGATTGATCAGGCGCGGGCACTGAATTTGGTGGTAGGGGCACTCGAATCGGGACTGATCAGTGAGCGGGAAGCGTTGATTATGCAATCGGCACTGAAGCGGGACGTTCTCCAGGTCGATTTACCGGAACGCGATCGTTTGCGGGCGCGCTTGTTACAAGCCATGTTTTTGACGGTATTACAAGCCAAAGGAGAGTGCTAG
- a CDS encoding UvrB/UvrC protein (PFAM: UvrB/uvrC motif~COGs: COG3880 Uncharacterized protein with conserved CXXC pairs~InterPro IPR001943~KEGG: mta:Moth_0160 UvrB/UvrC protein~PFAM: UvrB/UvrC protein~SPTR: UvrB/UvrC protein) encodes MDTPNGAPLCQRCLTKPATVHFQKVVNGEKSDRYLCEDCAREEGAFHFMLGPQFTVQHVLGGLIGQSFPHRERGRLDDRRCSACGYTYQEFAETGRLGCDQCYRTFHGDLMPLIQRIQGRAEHRGKFPRRGARDLAWRREVEALRERLQDAIQREAFEEAAQIRDQIKQLEERGRSHDASL; translated from the coding sequence ATGGACACGCCGAATGGAGCGCCTTTATGCCAACGGTGTTTGACCAAACCGGCTACAGTACATTTTCAGAAGGTGGTCAACGGCGAAAAAAGCGACCGATACCTTTGTGAAGACTGTGCTCGGGAAGAAGGGGCATTTCACTTCATGTTGGGCCCGCAATTCACGGTTCAGCATGTATTAGGCGGACTTATCGGTCAGTCCTTTCCGCACCGGGAGCGTGGGCGCCTGGATGATCGGCGATGTTCCGCTTGTGGATATACCTATCAGGAGTTTGCCGAAACCGGCCGCTTGGGCTGCGATCAATGCTACCGGACTTTTCACGGAGACCTCATGCCGTTAATTCAACGGATTCAAGGCCGCGCCGAGCACCGCGGTAAATTTCCTCGTCGGGGAGCGCGTGACTTGGCTTGGCGCCGGGAAGTCGAGGCATTACGGGAGCGCTTGCAAGATGCTATACAACGCGAGGCGTTCGAAGAGGCGGCTCAAATTCGTGATCAGATTAAGCAGTTAGAGGAAAGGGGGCGTTCACATGACGCCTCACTTTAG
- a CDS encoding ATP:guanido phosphotransferase (PFAM: ATP:guanido phosphotransferase, C-terminal catalytic domain~COGs: COG3869 Arginine kinase~HAMAP: ATP:guanido phosphotransferase~InterPro IPR000749~KEGG: sth:STH3134 ATP:guanido phosphotransferase~PFAM: ATP:guanido phosphotransferase~SPTR: Putative ATP:guanido phosphotransferase STH3134): protein MTPHFSQWMTGSGPEADIVLSSRIRLARNMAGQPFPHRMTAEQAERLLEDVSAAVKELQSGWQIDFRRLDQVTPVERQLLVEKHLVSPLLVQEPIRYQAVAIDQRESISIMVNEEDHLRIQVLLPGLQLDEAWKVADTIDDALESRLDYAYDEQSGYLTAWPTNLGTGLRASVMLHLPALVLTRQAAQVFTALAQVGIVVRGLYGEGSEALGNIFQVSNQVSLGLTEEEIVHNLTVVTQQIIGRERQARAHLMAAEQLLLADRVGRAWGILTNAKVMTSAEALRLLSDVSLGHDLSLLEAPMPFTFAQLAFMTRPSYLETEAGHPLSAVDRDQMRAETLRRHLLGKTL from the coding sequence ATGACGCCTCACTTTAGTCAATGGATGACGGGAAGCGGGCCCGAAGCGGACATCGTGTTGTCCAGTCGGATTCGGTTAGCCCGCAACATGGCCGGACAGCCGTTTCCTCACCGGATGACCGCCGAACAAGCCGAGCGTTTGTTAGAGGACGTGTCCGCGGCGGTGAAAGAACTCCAAAGCGGATGGCAAATCGATTTTCGACGACTAGACCAAGTGACGCCGGTGGAACGCCAGTTGTTGGTCGAAAAACATTTGGTCAGTCCTCTTTTGGTCCAAGAACCCATCCGTTATCAGGCGGTGGCGATTGATCAGCGCGAAAGTATTAGTATCATGGTGAATGAAGAAGATCATTTGCGTATTCAAGTGCTTCTACCTGGGTTACAATTGGATGAAGCTTGGAAAGTCGCCGATACTATTGACGACGCCTTAGAGTCTCGACTGGATTACGCGTACGACGAGCAATCAGGATATTTAACGGCTTGGCCCACCAATTTGGGAACCGGACTTCGAGCTTCGGTCATGCTCCACCTGCCGGCATTGGTACTCACCCGTCAAGCGGCACAAGTATTTACGGCATTAGCGCAAGTCGGTATTGTGGTCCGCGGGTTATATGGCGAAGGGTCCGAAGCTCTAGGCAATATTTTTCAAGTGTCCAACCAAGTCTCTTTAGGGTTGACCGAAGAGGAGATTGTCCACAACTTGACGGTGGTCACACAGCAAATCATCGGTCGCGAACGGCAAGCGCGAGCCCATTTAATGGCCGCCGAACAGCTGTTGTTGGCCGACCGGGTGGGCAGGGCGTGGGGTATCTTGACCAATGCTAAAGTGATGACCTCGGCCGAGGCGCTGCGACTCCTGTCCGATGTTTCTTTAGGCCATGACTTGTCGTTATTGGAGGCACCCATGCCGTTCACTTTTGCCCAATTAGCGTTTATGACCCGGCCGTCCTATCTCGAAACGGAGGCGGGGCACCCGTTGAGTGCGGTAGACCGCGACCAAATGCGGGCGGAGACGTTGAGGCGGCATCTGTTAGGGAAAACTTTATAG
- a CDS encoding ATPase AAA-2 domain protein (PFAM: AAA domain (Cdc48 subfamily); C-terminal, D2-small domain, of ClpB protein; Clp amino terminal domain; UvrB/uvrC motif; ATPase family associated with various cellular activities (AAA)~COGs: COG0542 ATPase with chaperone activity ATP-binding subunit~InterProIPR004176:IPR003959:IPR001943:IPR013093:IPR 019489:IPR003593~KEGG: tmr:Tmar_2325 ATPase AAA~PFAM: ATPase associated with various cellular activities, AAA-2; Clp, N-terminal; ATPase, AAA-type, core; UvrB/UvrC protein; Clp ATPase, C-terminal~SMART: ATPase, AAA+ type, core~SPTR: ATPase AAA-2 domain protein) — MFGQFTEKARRVVINAQDEARRMGHNFVGTEHLLLGLIRESNSLPAKILQSIGLDLETVRSEVLKATGRGPAIGPNEEVVFTPRAKKVVLELAGEEARALNQNYIGPEHLLLGLIREGEGVAAQVLLAAGADLNKVRHQLIQATGNTGGNSGGNEQQAQVNTPTLDLYGRDLTQMAREGKLDPVIGRDKEAERVIQILSRRTKNNPVLIGEPGVGKTAVVEGLAQRIVENKVPEILKDRRVVALDLGAMLAGSKYRGEFEDRLKRAMNEIREAKNVILFIDEMHTIVGAGAAEGAIDAANILKPALARGELQAIGATTLDEYRKYIERDPALERRFQPIMVEEPSAEEAVQILKGLRDRYEAHHRVNITDDAIEAAVHLSDRYVSDRFLPDKAIDLIDEAASRVRLKSYVAPPDLKDLADKLEEIRKEKEAAVQAQEFEKAAQMRDEEQKLREELERQTHEWHNRQRVETITVTPDDIAHIVSSWTGIPVERLASEESERLLNLEEELHRRVVGQEEAVRAVSRAIRRARAGLKNPRRPIGSFLFLGPTGVGKSELAKALAQALFGDEDAMITIDMSEYMERHAVSRLVGAPPGYVGYEEGGQLTEAVRRHPYSVVLLDEIEKAHPEVFNILLQVLEEGRLTEAKGRAVDFRNTVIIMTSNVGAEVIKRQATIGFRKDTEETAYRDMKDRLMDEVKHTFRPEFINRVDEIIVFHELSEKHLAEIVGIMLKEVEDRIGQNGYRLTVSDAAKAIIAKEGFDPVFGARPLRRAIQHLVEDELAEQILAGKFAEGAHIYVDAEDGKLVFRTMTEHDSAMESIAQKGS; from the coding sequence ATGTTTGGCCAATTTACCGAAAAAGCACGCCGTGTGGTGATTAATGCGCAAGATGAAGCGCGTCGCATGGGCCACAATTTTGTGGGTACGGAGCATCTCTTGTTAGGGTTGATTCGGGAAAGCAATTCTTTGCCGGCCAAGATTTTGCAATCGATCGGGCTCGATCTGGAAACCGTTCGCTCGGAAGTGCTGAAAGCGACGGGACGGGGTCCGGCCATTGGCCCCAACGAGGAAGTGGTATTTACCCCTCGGGCTAAAAAAGTCGTGTTGGAATTAGCCGGGGAAGAGGCGCGGGCACTAAACCAAAATTATATTGGGCCCGAACATTTATTACTGGGCTTGATTCGTGAAGGGGAAGGCGTTGCCGCCCAGGTGCTGCTGGCGGCGGGGGCGGATTTGAATAAGGTTCGCCATCAATTGATTCAAGCAACCGGCAATACCGGCGGTAACAGTGGAGGGAATGAGCAACAGGCCCAGGTGAATACCCCGACGTTGGATCTATATGGCCGTGATTTAACCCAAATGGCCCGGGAAGGAAAGTTGGATCCGGTCATCGGGCGGGACAAAGAAGCCGAACGGGTAATTCAAATCTTGAGTCGCCGGACGAAAAACAATCCGGTGTTGATTGGGGAGCCGGGTGTCGGGAAAACCGCCGTTGTCGAAGGGTTGGCGCAACGAATCGTCGAGAACAAGGTCCCGGAGATCCTTAAAGACCGCCGAGTGGTCGCTCTCGACTTGGGTGCGATGCTGGCCGGATCCAAATACCGGGGAGAATTTGAAGACCGCCTCAAGCGGGCCATGAACGAAATCCGGGAAGCCAAGAACGTGATTTTGTTCATCGATGAAATGCACACCATCGTGGGGGCAGGCGCCGCAGAGGGTGCGATAGACGCCGCGAACATTTTAAAACCGGCGTTGGCGCGTGGCGAATTGCAGGCCATCGGAGCCACCACGTTAGACGAATATCGCAAATATATCGAACGGGACCCGGCTTTGGAGCGGCGATTCCAACCGATTATGGTAGAGGAGCCTTCGGCGGAAGAGGCCGTCCAGATATTGAAAGGGCTTCGCGATCGCTATGAGGCACACCATCGGGTCAATATTACGGACGACGCCATTGAAGCGGCGGTTCACCTGTCCGATCGCTATGTGTCGGATCGCTTCTTACCGGATAAGGCGATTGACTTGATTGACGAGGCCGCCTCGCGGGTACGGTTGAAGAGTTATGTGGCTCCGCCGGATCTAAAAGATTTGGCGGATAAGCTGGAGGAAATCCGGAAAGAAAAAGAAGCCGCGGTTCAAGCCCAGGAATTCGAAAAAGCGGCCCAAATGCGTGACGAGGAACAAAAACTGCGCGAGGAACTGGAGCGCCAAACTCACGAGTGGCACAATCGGCAGCGCGTCGAGACGATTACGGTGACACCGGACGATATTGCCCACATCGTGTCGTCCTGGACCGGTATTCCGGTTGAGCGGCTCGCCAGTGAGGAGTCGGAGCGTTTGCTCAATTTGGAAGAAGAATTGCATCGACGGGTGGTGGGTCAAGAGGAGGCGGTGCGTGCCGTCAGTCGGGCGATTCGTCGCGCGCGTGCCGGGCTCAAGAATCCCCGTCGGCCGATCGGTTCCTTCTTGTTCCTGGGCCCGACCGGGGTCGGGAAGTCGGAACTGGCTAAAGCGCTGGCACAAGCATTATTCGGAGACGAAGATGCCATGATCACGATTGACATGTCCGAATACATGGAGCGGCATGCGGTATCTCGGCTTGTCGGAGCCCCTCCCGGCTATGTCGGGTACGAAGAGGGTGGCCAATTAACGGAAGCCGTGCGCCGTCATCCGTATTCGGTGGTGCTACTGGACGAAATCGAGAAAGCCCACCCGGAAGTCTTTAACATCTTGTTGCAGGTGTTGGAAGAAGGGCGTTTGACCGAAGCCAAGGGACGGGCGGTCGATTTCCGCAACACGGTCATTATCATGACGTCCAACGTGGGCGCCGAAGTGATTAAACGGCAGGCGACGATCGGTTTCCGAAAAGATACGGAAGAGACCGCTTATCGCGACATGAAGGACCGGTTAATGGACGAGGTCAAACACACCTTCCGGCCTGAATTCATTAACCGGGTAGACGAGATCATCGTCTTCCACGAGCTGAGCGAAAAGCACTTGGCCGAGATAGTAGGAATTATGCTCAAAGAGGTCGAAGATCGGATCGGGCAAAACGGCTATCGTTTGACCGTCAGCGATGCGGCTAAAGCGATCATCGCCAAAGAAGGGTTTGACCCGGTGTTCGGGGCCCGGCCGTTACGCCGTGCGATTCAGCATCTGGTGGAAGATGAATTGGCGGAACAGATTCTGGCCGGCAAGTTTGCCGAAGGTGCCCACATTTACGTGGACGCGGAGGACGGCAAGCTGGTGTTTCGGACGATGACGGAACACGATAGCGCGATGGAATCCATTGCCCAAAAGGGGTCGTGA
- a CDS encoding PilT protein domain protein (PFAM: TRAM domain; PIN domain~COGs: COG4956 Integral membrane protein (PIN domain superfamily)~InterPro IPR002716:IPR002792:IPR006596~KEGG: toc:Toce_2119 PilT protein domain protein~PFAM: PilT protein, N-terminal; Deoxyribonuclease/rho motif-related TRAM~SMART: Nucleotide binding protein, PINc~SPTR: PilT protein domain protein) translates to MDRVLRHVLTAVGAAIGVGIIWQNRTALLSWPYLRTLGAHREGVLLMAGLIVGGLLGYIIGPKLMIWVSRAIVWGESRLQRTPTQDLLSGSIGLIVGLVVAFLLGVDLSGLGTLGTILRVAITIVFGYIGLRVSIRRKDDIMRPQSWLPNRMKHRSNADAVKPKILDTSVIIDGRIADICQAGFLEGPLVIPGFVLEELRHIADSADVLKRNRGRRGLDILNRIQKEQNNVQIYEREIDPNMEVDSKLLKLAKILDGKVVTNDFNLNKVAELQGVPVLNINELANAVKPVVLPGEEMVVHIIKDGKESGQGIGYLDDGTMIVVDGGRKFIGQSVAVLVTSVLQTAAGRMIFAKLKSQPQVELEAR, encoded by the coding sequence GTGGACAGGGTTTTACGCCATGTGCTGACCGCGGTGGGGGCCGCGATTGGCGTGGGGATTATTTGGCAAAATCGGACGGCGTTATTGTCCTGGCCATATCTTCGCACCCTCGGGGCGCACCGCGAGGGTGTCTTACTCATGGCTGGCCTCATTGTCGGGGGGCTACTAGGGTACATTATCGGTCCCAAACTCATGATTTGGGTAAGCCGGGCCATCGTTTGGGGGGAGTCACGCCTCCAGAGGACGCCAACCCAAGATTTATTGTCCGGATCGATAGGGCTGATTGTCGGGCTGGTGGTGGCCTTCTTGCTCGGGGTGGACCTGTCCGGGCTGGGGACGCTTGGGACGATCTTACGCGTGGCGATTACCATTGTGTTCGGATATATCGGATTACGCGTATCGATTCGGCGTAAAGACGATATTATGCGCCCACAAAGCTGGCTGCCGAATCGCATGAAACACCGGAGTAACGCGGATGCGGTGAAACCGAAGATTTTGGATACCTCGGTGATTATTGACGGGCGTATTGCGGATATTTGCCAAGCCGGATTTTTAGAAGGACCTTTGGTCATTCCCGGCTTCGTCCTGGAAGAACTTCGCCATATTGCCGATTCGGCTGACGTGTTAAAACGCAACCGAGGTCGCCGTGGATTAGATATCTTAAACCGGATTCAAAAAGAACAAAACAACGTCCAGATTTATGAGCGGGAAATCGACCCGAATATGGAAGTCGATTCGAAGCTGCTCAAACTGGCCAAGATTTTGGACGGGAAAGTCGTTACCAACGATTTTAACCTCAACAAGGTGGCAGAACTGCAAGGAGTGCCGGTGCTCAACATCAATGAACTGGCCAATGCGGTCAAGCCGGTGGTATTGCCCGGCGAGGAAATGGTGGTGCATATCATCAAGGACGGTAAGGAGTCCGGGCAAGGCATCGGGTATTTAGATGACGGCACGATGATTGTGGTGGATGGTGGGCGCAAGTTTATTGGACAATCTGTCGCCGTGTTGGTCACGTCGGTATTACAAACGGCGGCGGGTCGCATGATTTTTGCCAAACTGAAATCGCAACCGCAAGTGGAGCTGGAAGCGCGGTAA